The following are encoded together in the Candidatus Methylomirabilis oxygeniifera genome:
- a CDS encoding Regulatory protein, ArsR, whose protein sequence is MRQQLSNFKADFFKALAHPLRISILDALRTGELTVNEISRQFGVEPANASQQLAVLRNKGIVVARKEGSSVYYSVSDPAIFKLLDAAREIFNNHLIGVRGMLEEIRLEQTQTPKRRGER, encoded by the coding sequence ATGAGACAACAACTGAGTAACTTCAAGGCCGATTTCTTCAAGGCGCTGGCGCATCCGCTGAGGATCTCGATCCTGGATGCGTTGCGCACCGGAGAGCTGACGGTGAATGAGATCAGTCGGCAATTTGGCGTCGAGCCAGCCAATGCCTCGCAGCAGCTTGCAGTCCTTCGCAATAAGGGGATTGTGGTGGCCCGTAAGGAGGGGTCGAGCGTCTACTACTCCGTGAGCGACCCGGCCATCTTTAAGCTGCTTGATGCGGCGAGAGAAATCTTTAACAACCATCTGATCGGCGTTCGCGGGATGCTTGAAGAGATACGACTCGAACAGACGCAGACGCCCAAGCGCCGCGGAGAGAGATAG
- the hycG gene encoding HycG protein yields MLALLRKIWTTPVVAEPLAPTDDDRQIEAIARQVDDRARRLFGRSLHIREVDAGSCNGCELEIGALNNPYYDLERFGMHFVASPRHADCLLVTGPVTRNMADPLKRTYDATPDPKIVVAVGDCARDCGIFAGGYGVVGPVSAIVPVDVVVGGCPPSPSMILAGILAALERRM; encoded by the coding sequence ATGTTGGCACTGCTGAGAAAGATCTGGACCACACCGGTGGTGGCTGAGCCGCTGGCACCGACAGATGACGACAGACAGATCGAGGCCATCGCGCGGCAGGTCGATGATCGCGCAAGACGACTCTTCGGCCGCTCGCTCCACATCCGGGAAGTGGATGCGGGCTCGTGCAACGGGTGCGAGCTGGAGATCGGGGCGCTGAATAATCCCTACTATGACTTAGAGCGGTTTGGAATGCATTTCGTCGCCTCACCGCGCCATGCGGATTGCCTGCTGGTCACGGGCCCGGTCACACGCAATATGGCCGACCCCCTCAAACGGACCTATGACGCAACCCCCGACCCAAAGATCGTCGTCGCCGTCGGTGACTGCGCCAGGGATTGCGGAATCTTTGCAGGCGGCTATGGAGTAGTAGGACCGGTGTCAGCCATTGTGCCGGTCGATGTGGTCGTCGGCGGCTGCCCGCCGTCCCCGTCGATGATCCTGGCCGGGATCCTGGCAGCGCTCGAAAGGCGCATGTAA
- a CDS encoding conserved membrane protein of unknown function (Evidence 4 : Homologs of previously reported genes of unknown function): MALSEAVTLNLLLLTLGGFGVGAAGAVLAARHPRVSRLAGHACALIGAVGALALGAAGLAGSTLDVMVPALLPVGGLSLGMDRLSAFFVLVIAVAAIPSTVYAITYTRAYEGKSSLAGMGLGFNAFLAGMVLVVLARNVLTFLVMWEAMSLASYFLVMTEAEHRDTQDAGWLYLVTTHAGFACLLIGFLVMAHGTDTMNLSEWRAASATLSGPMRHAVFVLLALGFGAKAGVVPLHIWLPKAHPAAPSHVSAMMSGVMIKLGIYGLIRIGFDWLGVGASWWGGAILVVAAVSAVLGVLYALVESDLKCLLAYSSVENIGIILLGVGAGMLFQSYHLDTLASLALVASLYHTVNHAIFKPLLFMGAGAVVHATGTRNIEEMGGLIKRMPQTAAYFLVGSVAIAALPPFNGFISEWLIFQSLLLSFQISATGTNLLFALSIAALALTSGLAAACFVKAFGITFLALPRSERAEQAREAPRMMRGAMGISAVACLALGVAPVGIVRLLNTTVADLTGAQADVHFNWNVIVANDAFAVVSPLWIAVALILLLALIPMVLRVLGATAARRAYETWGCGRALQTSRFEYTATAFANPFKRVFGLLYRPVKELDIQFHPESRMFVETIAYRNETRSIFEEALYGPMSRLVQRGAQRARIVQSGNVHLYLLYIFVALVVLLALAG, encoded by the coding sequence ATGGCGCTCAGTGAAGCGGTGACGCTGAATTTACTGCTCCTGACGCTCGGGGGCTTTGGCGTCGGCGCGGCAGGGGCGGTGCTGGCAGCGCGCCACCCGCGCGTCTCGCGATTAGCGGGGCACGCGTGCGCGCTTATCGGCGCCGTGGGCGCCCTGGCGCTCGGCGCGGCAGGCCTGGCAGGCAGTACACTGGACGTGATGGTCCCAGCGCTCCTCCCTGTTGGCGGACTCTCTCTCGGCATGGATCGCCTTAGCGCGTTCTTTGTCCTGGTAATCGCGGTCGCAGCGATCCCATCTACAGTCTATGCCATCACCTATACCCGCGCCTATGAAGGAAAATCGTCACTGGCGGGGATGGGGCTCGGGTTCAACGCCTTCCTCGCCGGGATGGTGCTCGTCGTGTTGGCCCGCAACGTACTGACGTTCCTGGTCATGTGGGAGGCGATGTCGCTGGCGTCGTATTTCCTCGTAATGACAGAGGCTGAGCATAGGGACACGCAGGATGCGGGCTGGCTCTATCTGGTGACAACGCATGCAGGCTTCGCGTGTCTGCTGATCGGCTTTCTCGTTATGGCGCATGGGACCGATACGATGAACCTGAGTGAATGGCGCGCCGCATCAGCGACATTAAGCGGCCCAATGCGCCATGCGGTCTTCGTCCTGCTGGCGCTCGGCTTTGGGGCAAAGGCAGGCGTGGTGCCCTTGCATATCTGGCTCCCTAAGGCCCATCCGGCAGCGCCCAGTCACGTCTCTGCCATGATGTCAGGGGTGATGATCAAACTTGGTATCTACGGGCTTATTCGGATCGGGTTCGATTGGCTCGGGGTCGGCGCATCCTGGTGGGGCGGTGCAATACTGGTCGTCGCGGCGGTGAGCGCGGTACTCGGCGTCCTGTATGCGTTGGTAGAGTCCGACCTCAAATGCCTGCTCGCGTATTCCAGCGTCGAGAATATCGGCATCATTCTGCTCGGGGTGGGGGCTGGGATGCTGTTCCAGAGTTACCACCTCGACACCCTGGCCTCGCTGGCGCTGGTTGCGAGTCTGTACCACACCGTGAATCACGCCATATTTAAACCCCTCCTCTTCATGGGCGCCGGCGCCGTTGTGCATGCGACCGGAACCCGCAATATAGAGGAGATGGGCGGCCTTATCAAGCGGATGCCGCAGACTGCCGCCTATTTCCTTGTCGGATCGGTGGCGATTGCGGCGCTGCCGCCGTTCAACGGCTTTATCAGCGAATGGCTGATATTTCAGTCGCTGCTCCTCAGCTTCCAGATCTCGGCAACAGGAACCAATCTGCTCTTCGCGCTGTCGATCGCCGCGCTCGCGCTCACCAGTGGGCTCGCGGCGGCTTGCTTCGTGAAGGCCTTCGGGATTACCTTTCTGGCGCTCCCGCGCAGTGAACGGGCCGAGCAGGCGCGGGAGGCGCCGCGGATGATGCGCGGAGCGATGGGGATATCGGCGGTCGCATGCCTGGCGCTCGGGGTCGCGCCGGTGGGCATTGTGCGCCTCCTAAATACGACAGTAGCCGATCTGACAGGCGCGCAGGCGGATGTGCACTTCAACTGGAACGTCATTGTCGCGAATGATGCGTTCGCCGTCGTATCGCCGCTGTGGATTGCGGTCGCATTAATCTTGTTGCTCGCGCTGATTCCGATGGTCTTGCGCGTCCTCGGCGCGACCGCGGCGCGGCGCGCGTACGAGACATGGGGGTGCGGGCGCGCACTGCAGACGTCGCGCTTTGAATATACCGCGACGGCGTTCGCCAATCCGTTCAAGCGCGTGTTTGGTCTGTTGTACCGTCCGGTGAAGGAGCTGGACATACAGTTCCATCCGGAATCCCGAATGTTCGTAGAAACCATCGCCTACCGCAATGAGACGCGCTCCATATTCGAGGAGGCGCTGTATGGCCCGATGTCCAGGCTGGTACAGCGCGGCGCGCAGCGGGCGCGTATTGTCCAGTCGGGGAACGTGCATCTGTATTTATTGTATATCTTTGTGGCGCTGGTGGTCCTGCTGGCGCTGGCGGGTTAA
- the hycD gene encoding Similar to membrane-bound [NiFe]-hydrogenase-3, subunit D, with protein MLTQILIETIQLLIVGLGAPLLVGLVRRVKARLQGRRGAGLLQPYADLRKLLAKEAVVSETTSWIFRFTPYLLAATMLLSALLVPLLTTRTPLGFLGNIIVLMYLFLLGTFFLALAGLDAGSAFGGMGSSREMAVAALAEPTVMIAIFAIALRAGNTGLDEIIRRGAADSLLLLTPGHLLAFMAFFIVAIAETGRLPVDNPATHLELTMIHEAMVLEYSGRHLMLIEWAAGMKLLIFLALLSNLFFPWGVALTVTPPALAVAFVALVAKVSVLAVGIAVLETAVAKLRLFRLPALLSGSFALALLAVISFLFVK; from the coding sequence ATGCTCACACAGATTCTGATCGAAACGATCCAATTACTCATCGTCGGACTTGGCGCACCGCTCCTGGTGGGGCTGGTTCGGCGGGTGAAAGCCAGACTCCAGGGTCGGCGAGGGGCCGGCCTGCTGCAGCCATACGCCGATCTCCGCAAGCTTCTGGCAAAAGAGGCGGTCGTGTCGGAGACCACCTCGTGGATCTTTCGGTTTACTCCGTACCTGCTTGCGGCCACGATGCTGCTCTCCGCGCTTCTTGTCCCGCTGCTCACAACCCGGACACCGCTCGGCTTTCTCGGCAACATCATCGTGCTGATGTACCTGTTCCTGCTGGGCACCTTCTTTCTGGCCCTGGCGGGTCTGGATGCCGGCAGTGCGTTCGGCGGTATGGGATCGAGCCGTGAGATGGCCGTGGCCGCGCTGGCTGAGCCGACCGTAATGATTGCGATCTTCGCGATAGCCTTACGGGCCGGCAATACCGGTCTCGATGAGATCATCAGGCGCGGCGCAGCCGATTCGCTGTTGCTGCTGACCCCCGGGCATCTGCTGGCATTTATGGCGTTCTTCATCGTGGCGATTGCAGAGACTGGACGATTGCCGGTTGACAATCCTGCGACGCACCTGGAGCTGACGATGATTCATGAGGCGATGGTGCTGGAGTACTCGGGGCGGCACCTCATGCTGATCGAGTGGGCGGCAGGGATGAAGCTGCTGATCTTCCTGGCGCTGCTCTCGAACTTATTCTTTCCGTGGGGCGTTGCGCTGACGGTGACGCCGCCGGCGCTGGCGGTGGCCTTCGTCGCGTTGGTCGCGAAGGTGAGCGTGCTCGCAGTGGGGATCGCGGTGCTCGAAACGGCGGTGGCCAAGTTGCGGCTGTTCCGCCTGCCGGCGCTGCTGAGCGGATCGTTTGCGCTCGCCCTGTTGGCCGTCATCTCGTTTTTATTCGTCAAATAG
- a CDS encoding conserved membrane protein of unknown function (Evidence 4 : Homologs of previously reported genes of unknown function) has product MVTELFPRLVTLLSFATLGAAFLLIVRRDLAGQVRIFAGQSLILAITAGVVAAFTRSVALASVALALALLKVVVIPRVLNRAVAKIGLQRAALPYLGTPATLVVCGGLVVIAFYVMAPVAASNPLPTAEAIPIAFAGVLIGFFVMVNRRRALTQILGFLMLENGIFLLALLATYGVPFIVEMGVFLDVLVAVLIMEVFIYRIKENFDSTEVDRLGRLKG; this is encoded by the coding sequence ATGGTGACCGAACTCTTTCCAAGGCTGGTGACGTTACTCTCGTTCGCAACGCTGGGCGCGGCGTTTCTGCTGATCGTGCGCCGGGACCTCGCCGGACAGGTCCGGATATTCGCGGGGCAATCGTTGATCCTGGCCATTACCGCGGGGGTCGTCGCCGCATTCACGAGAAGCGTTGCATTGGCCAGTGTCGCGCTGGCGCTGGCGCTCTTAAAGGTAGTCGTCATTCCGCGCGTACTCAATCGCGCGGTGGCCAAGATCGGGTTACAACGGGCCGCCTTGCCGTATCTGGGCACGCCCGCGACGCTGGTGGTGTGCGGAGGCCTGGTGGTGATCGCATTTTACGTGATGGCCCCTGTCGCTGCGTCAAATCCGCTCCCTACCGCGGAGGCTATTCCGATCGCCTTTGCCGGCGTACTCATCGGCTTTTTTGTAATGGTGAATCGCCGACGCGCACTGACGCAGATCCTCGGCTTCTTAATGCTGGAGAACGGCATATTTCTGCTTGCGCTGCTGGCCACCTATGGGGTGCCGTTCATCGTGGAAATGGGCGTATTCCTTGATGTGCTGGTGGCCGTGCTGATCATGGAGGTATTCATCTATCGCATCAAAGAGAATTTTGATTCGACTGAGGTGGACCGATTGGGGAGGCTGAAGGGGTAA